One Citrus sinensis cultivar Valencia sweet orange chromosome 5, DVS_A1.0, whole genome shotgun sequence genomic window, GCCTTCAGGTTCAAGCATTGTTGCTGATTATGTGAGCTGTTGAGATTTTAGTATTGAGCATGGCTGCTCTAGATTCAATTTGAGCCAATGTAATTGTTTCCTTTTCTGTCACTATATTCTTACAAGGACTTTTTtgatagaataaaattatgtcaGTAACATGGTCTGTGACAAAAATTATTCTGTCAAAAAAGCCCAATTTTGTAGTGATTCCAAATAACGGTTTAGTTTCTTTCCTCCTCGTTTTGTCAATAATTGATTCTATTCCTGGTTAAAACAAGTTCTTTACTTCTCTAAAAATGTGCATAATTTCCCCAATTATAGAAGTGTCAATATATTTttgcctttcttttttttaaggactaataataatttattgtttggttATAAGTACTAGAAATCAAAcatgagaaaataattgagtgcttttttttttgttaactaaaaaaatacgtattttttgtatttgatatttaatagaaagttgaaagtaaaataaaatccagTTGTAATATAAGTTCACTTCATTAATACAATTAAAcatatagaataaaatttataaaagttacATATACAAATACATATtagtattcaaaataataaaaatttcgcattggaaacaattttaaaaaaactaaataaaagtttttactGGTGAAAGGAATTGCGGAGGGAAAGTTTGATAGAAGATGCACactagttttattaaaaaaaataataataataatttgatcagCCACCAGAGCTTTACTTCAGTGATTTTCTCAATACGACGTACGGTCATCAGAACCTTATCATGATGTTTGTATATTCTAAGCTTCATGACATCATATTAAAAACGTATTGCTAAGGTAATTTGAAATTCGTTTTATCCAATGAATGTTACATATACTggtatgtttaatattttgttttggttaaaaattttactatcTATCAGctaataattgaatttgactCATTTTTATGTAAACTTTATAGACCCACCGATTcgccatttttttaatgttatgatCATTGTACgcatgttatattttaaattatgactCCAtgtgaaatcaaaatttaaatttcaccATCTTTTATAGAGTTTGGTTatgataatcaaataatacaataaatgTCACCATCTTTTATAGAGTTTGGTTatgataatcaaataatacaataaataaacacaagGCAAAAAATTGACATGGTTcgacatattaattaatatgtctACATCCACGGGTGGTGATACCAATAAGCCactatataatgaaaaagtgtacaaataataataagctctCAGAtgagcccaaaaaaaaaaaaagaaagaaaaaaagaacaccAATATCAACcctcaaaatcaatcaatcccTAGCAGTTTGGCCTCACAAGAGCTCTCTCTGTGTTGTGCTTTCCCTCATTCATTCTCCTGACAAATACAAGGCTCGCAAAAAGCCAAATCGAATTTATAGGATTTGATTATGATAATCAAATAACAcaataaacaaacacaaggcaaaaaatttacatggttcgacatattaattaatatgcctacatccacgggtgGTGCTACCAATAAACCactatataatgaaaaagtgTACAAATAACAATAAGCTCTCATGTgcgccaaaaaaaaaaaaaaaaaaaaaacaccaatCTCAACactcaaaatcaatcaatcccCAGCAGTTTGGCCTCACTAGAGCTCTCTCTGTGTTGTGCTTTCCCTCATTCATTCTCTTTACAAATACAAGgctcgaaaaaaaaaacaaatcgaATTACTGAAAACATACATAACAGATTAAAAAAGCACGCGCCGCGCCCGTCCCCCAATTCCTGCTCTACGACGCCATTTCGTAATTCCTTTTTggctgaaaaattaatatcgcTTTCCCcaacaaaacaaatgaatCAGTTAGAcaaatatatctaattttaatggacattgttatattaataaagaagAGTAGAGAGCAAACGAGAAGGAAAGcgtatacaaattataattactaaCCAGAGTTATTAGCACCATTACATATATATCCCTGTTGAATCCCCTCCTCTGTTCACCATTCGTTTCTaaaatggattaaaaaataaccactaattaattttttaagtaaaatagaGTGAgcatgtaatgcatgcagtagATCTAGAAAGCAATTACCCGTGGCGGTGGCCGTGGGTGATTGTAATTGACTAATTGCAGCCGCGCACTTCAGGCAATGGAGATTTTGGGAATGTGGCGTATGTTAGGCCAGTCCTCTCCTGTCTCCTCTCTGTAACGTTCTTGTAAAATATGACATCCCCCCCAAATCTCCAATTTCTGGAGCGTTGACTTCTGAAGAAGGTGATCGGGCAGTGCTTTTAATTTACGGCAACTCCAAATAGTCAAGGAAGAAAGACGTGGCATGATTATGATTTCTCCCTTTATTGCAGTCCCGAGATCCCACTCTTCCAGTTCTTCCATAATATAAAACGTAAGCTTTTTCAATTTGGCAAAGGCAATAACTGAGGAGCCATCCATATCACTTTCTACTCCCAAAAATTCATTACCCACTCTTTTCACGCTTTTCATTCCTGCAATATAAAGAGATTCAAGGGATGGCAATTTTCCCAAAGGAGGCAAATGCTCACAATTTCTCCACTCGTGGAGACCTAAAAACCTTAAATTGGTTAATGACATGATCCAATTTTTGGGAACAACATTCCTCTTCCccctatatttatttatccatAATTCCTTTAAATTAGGAGGTGGTCCTAAGGCCTCAAGAAGTCGTTCATCTTCATCCTCCTCATTCTCCCTCCTCCCAGCTTGATCAAAATGAAGTTTCAACTCaaagagatttttctttttctcaagttcagCCCTTCGAGCCTCATCCACATCTGACACATCACCCAGCCCACGTATCCTGCAGTCTCGAAGGAGGTTAAGCTTTTTAAGAGACCCAAGGCTACATGCTCTGCCATATCCTCCACCCACAACAAACTCTTTCACTCTTCGAAGCCTGATTAATTTCCCAATCCCTACAGGCAAGTACCTTAAAGATACAGTACACTCATTGTCTAAATACATCAGCTTTCTTAACCTCCCAATCCCTTGAGGTAATTCTCTAAGTTTTACACAACAATTAACATTTAAATGTTCTAAATTATACAACTCACACAACGTCTCGGGTAATCTTTCTATCTCCATTTGATTGGCCAAATTAAGGTATTtcaaatgtaataatttttctatatttgttGGAACTTCTTTGATGAAATCCTCAGGCAACCTCTCATTATGCACCTCTAATTTTAATGCCCTCAAACAagttaatttatcaaataattgaggtAGGATTACGCTAGAATGTTTAGTACTTTCAAGTAAGAGGCTACGCAATCCTCGCAATGCTTCAATATTGTCGTAAATGGGCATCGGACCGCAGCCTATAGCTAACGTCAAATGAAGGATTTTTTTCTCCGCAAAAGAACTCATAGCTAACTCTTCACCACTATGTAATTCTACTATTAAACATTCATTACTACATAAGTATTCGGCAAAGTCGTGCACTATGTCATGCATTTTGCATAGAAATAATTCACCATCATATCCTCTTCCAAATTCCTGAAAGAATGAACGGCTAGCTAAGACATTGAAATACTCTTCACCAATTTCCTCCatctctttatttcttttattgttaagGAAACCTTGAGCCATCCATAGTTCAATTAACTTATCTTTCTTTAGTATAACGTCTTTTGGAAAGACGGCACAATAAGTGAAACATTGTTTTACCTTAGAGGGTAATTCATTGTAACTCAACAATAGAGGGgctaaaagatttttctcaaCCTGTTCTATCTCCCATATCTCACTCTTTAAGATATTTTGCCATTCTTTTTCAGTGTTTTTAGACCGCAAGAGACTAGCAATTGTCTTTGTAGCTAAAGGTAAGCCCTTGCACTTTCTTGTAATTTCTCGaccaattttttctaaattctcACGTTCCTCCATGGACTTACCAACAAATGCTAACGACTCAAACACCGACCAGCATTCCATTCCAGACAACACATTGACAGATATGATGTTAGTTGATCCCATAATACGGGCAACTGCCTCTTTACGTGtggtaattaaaattttacttccaTAGAGACAATTCTTTAAGCAGTTGTTGAATTGCTCCCATTTATGGAAATTTTCATTCCACACGTCGTCTAAAACAAGAAGAAGTTTCTTCCCGGCTACATGTTTTTGAATATGTTGCATGAGAGATTGAAACTCAACAAAATTAGGGAGACAACCTGTTAGAGCCTCAATGATTGCTCTAGCGATTCTGAACTCATCAAAAGGATCTGACACGCAGACCcatattcttttttcaaaattcttttcaacATCACCGTTGTTGTAGGCAAATTGAGCAAGAGTTGTTTTGCCTATGCCCCCCATCCCAACAAGTGAGATGATATGGGGCCCCTTTTGTTCTATACTATTCTCACATATTAACCTATCAACCAGTTCGTTCTTCTCATCTTTTCTACCAAATATTTCGGACTCATCAATTGAGGAGACACTTGGTATTCGCTCACCTGCTCTCTCATTACTCTTAATAACATTCACAGCAAAACCAAACTGGTCTTTCTGTTTGGCAATATCATCAAGACtttcattgatttctttgagCTTGAGAGCAATGTCACGACGTAGAAAAAGTCGTTTGCAACCAAAGCAAGAGGCAGCAGGAAAGAAGGAACATACCTTCTTGTTAGGATCGAGAGCAGCATTCTCATGATCATCCACTCCATCGATTTTCAGTTTGAGCCTTGCAGTGCTCCACTCCTCCAACACATCTTCCATGTTGTAAGATACGTCTCTGAGTTGATCGAGCCAGAGTCTGACACTTTCCTCCTTTACTTGCCTTTTCTCTACATCATGGAGCACAGCTTGAATGGCTTGGAGATTCCTGCTCAGCTTCTTCACTTCCTTTCCGACACCGGTTACCAGCCTCACCTGTTCCTTTGTCTCTTCAGCAGCCATGGTAGTCAGCTGCTGCAAGAGAGGGGAAATGATCGCATCAACCATGgtgaaagaggaaaaagagagagaagagttgTAGCAACAGTAATTAATGCTGAAAGAAATGAAGGAGCTAAAAATGTGATGAAAATGCAGCCGTGGTCTTTCAATTCTTATAGTACTGCAAGCAAAATTccaatttagaaatatttcatttcagcCCTTGTGAAAGAAGctactgttattattattactattttttttaataacggCAAAGAGTGAAAATGATATACACTTGTGGACAcgaaataatatattgttagGTCCTACATCGGCGATTCACGCGGTATgtgaacttttttttaaaaaaaatcaatttgtgaTAAAAGTGTCAcagatataaaaaaatgaaaatggaaagTCAAAATTGTAATGcagaaaaaagacaaaacctttttttcttcacGGCATATAAATATGTTACAGGTAATGGAATTTATAAATGATAGAAGAAAGAGGGGTTGAACGTGTGAACACTTCATTGCAAAACTACCTTACAATTGCAGCGTGAGAacactttattttcctttggacaaagcacaataataactTACAATTGCAACGTGTGAACACTTCATTGCATGAAGATTCCTGGAAGTAGCCGGCagttcaaattaatatttttcttttggagaaaaccaacaataattttattattgttgttgttgtcattgttatcaattgattaattataaccattatttatttattcattaattattttaattatcatcgtcatcatcatcaaatgacaataattaacaaaggattttttgataaattattaatgatattacttttactattattattattattaatcattttgcaataataatagtcattattataattaactaag contains:
- the LOC127902149 gene encoding putative disease resistance protein RGA3, with the protein product MVDAIISPLLQQLTTMAAEETKEQVRLVTGVGKEVKKLSRNLQAIQAVLHDVEKRQVKEESVRLWLDQLRDVSYNMEDVLEEWSTARLKLKIDGVDDHENAALDPNKKVCSFFPAASCFGCKRLFLRRDIALKLKEINESLDDIAKQKDQFGFAVNVIKSNERAGERIPSVSSIDESEIFGRKDEKNELVDRLICENSIEQKGPHIISLVGMGGIGKTTLAQFAYNNGDVEKNFEKRIWVCVSDPFDEFRIARAIIEALTGCLPNFVEFQSLMQHIQKHVAGKKLLLVLDDVWNENFHKWEQFNNCLKNCLYGSKILITTRKEAVARIMGSTNIISVNVLSGMECWSVFESLAFVGKSMEERENLEKIGREITRKCKGLPLATKTIASLLRSKNTEKEWQNILKSEIWEIEQVEKNLLAPLLLSYNELPSKVKQCFTYCAVFPKDVILKKDKLIELWMAQGFLNNKRNKEMEEIGEEYFNVLASRSFFQEFGRGYDGELFLCKMHDIVHDFAEYLCSNECLIVELHSGEELAMSSFAEKKILHLTLAIGCGPMPIYDNIEALRGLRSLLLESTKHSSVILPQLFDKLTCLRALKLEVHNERLPEDFIKEVPTNIEKLLHLKYLNLANQMEIERLPETLCELYNLEHLNVNCCVKLRELPQGIGRLRKLMYLDNECTVSLRYLPVGIGKLIRLRRVKEFVVGGGYGRACSLGSLKKLNLLRDCRIRGLGDVSDVDEARRAELEKKKNLFELKLHFDQAGRRENEEDEDERLLEALGPPPNLKELWINKYRGKRNVVPKNWIMSLTNLRFLGLHEWRNCEHLPPLGKLPSLESLYIAGMKSVKRVGNEFLGVESDMDGSSVIAFAKLKKLTFYIMEELEEWDLGTAIKGEIIIMPRLSSLTIWSCRKLKALPDHLLQKSTLQKLEIWGGCHILQERYREETGEDWPNIRHIPKISIA